A part of Streptomyces sp. NBC_01451 genomic DNA contains:
- a CDS encoding CDP-alcohol phosphatidyltransferase family protein, with translation MEVQETRVQTDRVLTIPNILSMARLVGVPVFLWLILRPEFGGPKSDGWALLVLMLSGISDYLDGKLARRWNQISSLGRLLDPAADRLYILSTLVGLTWREILPIWLTAALLARELVLLVMVGILRRHGYPPPQVNFLGKAATFNLMYAFPLLLLSDGSGWISSLAAIFGWAFAGWGTTLYWWAGVLYVVQVRRLVRADTMAD, from the coding sequence GTGGAGGTCCAGGAGACCCGCGTCCAGACAGACCGGGTCCTCACCATCCCGAACATCCTCAGCATGGCGCGCCTCGTCGGCGTACCCGTCTTTCTCTGGCTGATCCTTCGGCCCGAGTTCGGTGGCCCGAAGAGCGACGGCTGGGCACTCCTGGTGCTCATGCTGAGCGGGATCAGTGACTATCTGGACGGCAAGCTCGCGAGGCGCTGGAACCAGATCAGCAGTCTTGGCCGGCTCCTTGATCCCGCAGCTGACCGGCTCTACATTCTCTCGACTTTGGTCGGTCTCACGTGGCGCGAGATCCTGCCAATCTGGTTGACCGCTGCACTGTTGGCGCGAGAGCTGGTCCTTCTGGTGATGGTGGGCATCCTCAGACGCCATGGGTATCCGCCGCCGCAGGTGAACTTCCTGGGGAAGGCCGCTACGTTCAACTTGATGTACGCCTTCCCGCTGCTTCTGCTCAGTGACGGAAGTGGATGGATCTCGTCACTCGCTGCTATTTTCGGATGGGCGTTCGCTGGATGGGGTACAACCCTGTACTGGTGGGCAGGAGTCCTCTACGTGGTACAAGTCCGTCGGCTGGTCCGTGCGGACACCATGGCCGATTGA
- a CDS encoding DUF881 domain-containing protein: MSLLTNVMDHSLDEGYAEAAARRKAAGDGGLPKPLRAKLGLAAGLVLAALVVTVGAAQARIAAPVIAKEREELIDRIDRETESADRLEKTVDQLRDDVSARQRAALKSEGGGEQADLVGILSGAIEVHGPGVKLVVDDAKEADSGAGGDARETSGFSDTGRVRDRDMQRVVNGLWQSGAEAIAINGQRLTALSAIRAAGDAILVDNKPLVPPYTVLAVGDGKRLSSRFQDSADGLYLHALQENFDIRTGISVESDLRLPAAPSVIVRTAQPRTEKGT, translated from the coding sequence ATGTCGCTGCTCACCAACGTCATGGACCACAGCCTCGACGAGGGCTATGCCGAGGCTGCCGCGCGTCGGAAGGCCGCGGGTGACGGCGGGCTGCCGAAGCCGCTGAGAGCGAAGCTGGGGCTTGCTGCCGGGCTGGTGCTCGCCGCCCTCGTCGTGACTGTGGGTGCTGCTCAGGCGCGGATAGCGGCGCCCGTGATCGCCAAGGAGCGCGAAGAGCTGATCGACCGCATCGACCGCGAGACCGAGTCGGCCGACAGGCTGGAGAAGACGGTCGACCAACTGCGCGACGACGTGAGCGCGCGGCAGCGCGCGGCGCTGAAGTCGGAGGGCGGCGGTGAACAGGCCGACCTGGTGGGCATCCTGTCGGGGGCGATCGAGGTGCACGGGCCGGGTGTCAAGCTCGTCGTGGACGACGCGAAGGAAGCCGACAGCGGTGCCGGCGGGGACGCGCGGGAGACCTCCGGGTTCTCCGACACCGGGCGGGTGCGCGACCGGGACATGCAGCGGGTCGTGAACGGGCTGTGGCAGTCGGGGGCCGAAGCCATCGCGATCAACGGGCAGCGGCTGACGGCACTGTCGGCGATCCGGGCCGCGGGAGACGCGATACTGGTCGACAACAAGCCGCTGGTGCCGCCGTACACGGTGCTCGCGGTGGGGGACGGCAAGCGGCTGAGCAGCAGGTTCCAGGACAGCGCCGACGGACTGTATCTGCACGCGCTGCAGGAGAACTTCGACATCCGGACCGGCATCTCAGTGGAGAGCGACCTCCGGCTGCCCGCCGCACCGAGTGTGATCGTACGTACAGCACAGCCGAGAACAGAGAAGGGCACATAG
- a CDS encoding FHA domain-containing protein yields the protein MQSGFVLPHGRVCFGQGESPVKLFAKLFGKSAREGSSDNATARHRAQPDADGPRPLFRDQVGGPGGDVPGGQGAPSVDPAQSGRIGFGEPSTSSSGGEFSSDPYASNAPAGQPRQEDPSMSALVCTRCGNRNAENSRFCSNCGAPLRAGVTPERPSETTSTISISGIEAYDAEVTGQTQMPMLSPEAQAAVDALPLGSALLVVRRGPNSGSRFLLDSELTTAGRHPQSDIFLDDVTVSRRHVEFRRGQDGMFTVADVGSLNGTYVNRERIDQVALSNGDEVQIGKYRLVFYASQRGY from the coding sequence GTGCAGTCAGGGTTCGTCCTGCCCCACGGGCGGGTCTGTTTCGGTCAAGGGGAATCGCCCGTGAAGTTGTTTGCGAAGTTGTTCGGCAAGAGCGCGCGAGAGGGCAGCAGCGACAATGCGACCGCCCGTCATCGCGCACAGCCCGACGCGGACGGTCCGCGTCCGCTGTTCCGGGATCAGGTCGGTGGTCCGGGCGGTGACGTTCCGGGAGGTCAGGGCGCGCCGTCTGTTGACCCTGCCCAGTCCGGGCGCATAGGTTTCGGGGAACCGTCAACCTCAAGTTCGGGTGGAGAGTTTTCCTCCGATCCGTATGCGTCCAATGCCCCGGCGGGGCAGCCGCGGCAGGAGGATCCGTCGATGTCGGCCCTGGTGTGTACGAGGTGCGGTAACCGCAACGCGGAGAACAGCCGCTTCTGCTCCAACTGTGGTGCGCCGCTGCGGGCCGGGGTCACCCCCGAGCGTCCGTCGGAGACGACGTCCACGATCTCCATCTCCGGTATCGAGGCGTACGACGCCGAGGTCACCGGTCAGACGCAGATGCCGATGCTCTCGCCCGAGGCGCAGGCCGCGGTGGACGCGTTGCCGCTGGGGTCGGCGCTTCTGGTGGTGCGCCGTGGCCCGAACTCGGGCAGCCGCTTCCTGTTGGACAGTGAGCTGACCACGGCCGGGCGTCATCCGCAGAGCGACATCTTCCTGGACGACGTGACCGTGTCGCGGCGGCACGTGGAGTTCCGCCGGGGCCAGGACGGCATGTTCACCGTCGCCGACGTGGGCAGCCTCAACGGCACGTACGTCAACCGCGAGCGGATCGACCAGGTCGCCCTGTCGAACGGTGACGAGGTGCAGATCGGCAAGTACCGGCTGGTGTTCTACGCGAGCCAGCGGGGCTACTGA
- a CDS encoding DUF881 domain-containing protein, which produces MSDNDKNDASDKHPETVENRLREELPEEVSGPPAEPSEEQGLESGADEETEPSLTGRQRLAKGLWPPRVTRAQLIVALLLFGLGFGLAVQVASTSDNDGALRGARQEDLVRILDELDDRTQRLEDEKQGLEDQRTELENSSDQAEEARKQTVEKERQLGILAGTVAAQGPGITLTIEDTKGTVEADMLLDAIQELRAAGAEAIQVNGVRVVAGTFLADEDGGGVSVDGNKIDTPYRFKVIGKPEDLEPALNIPGGVVQTLEKEQATVTVERADKIVVDALRAAKQPDYARSSSE; this is translated from the coding sequence ATGAGTGACAACGACAAGAACGACGCGAGCGACAAGCACCCCGAGACGGTCGAGAACCGACTGCGCGAGGAACTGCCCGAGGAGGTCTCCGGCCCGCCCGCGGAGCCTTCGGAGGAGCAGGGCCTGGAATCGGGGGCCGACGAGGAGACCGAGCCGTCCCTGACCGGCCGTCAGCGGCTGGCGAAGGGGCTGTGGCCGCCGAGGGTGACCCGGGCCCAACTCATCGTCGCCCTGCTGCTGTTCGGGCTCGGATTCGGGCTGGCGGTGCAGGTCGCGTCCACCAGTGACAACGACGGTGCGCTGCGCGGTGCGCGGCAGGAGGACCTCGTACGCATCCTGGATGAACTTGATGACCGTACGCAGCGTCTTGAGGACGAGAAGCAGGGTCTCGAAGATCAGCGGACCGAGCTGGAGAACAGCTCGGACCAGGCTGAGGAGGCCCGCAAGCAGACGGTCGAGAAGGAGCGGCAACTGGGCATCCTGGCGGGCACGGTGGCCGCGCAGGGGCCCGGGATCACGCTGACCATCGAGGACACGAAGGGAACGGTCGAAGCCGACATGCTGCTCGACGCGATCCAGGAGTTGCGTGCGGCGGGTGCCGAGGCGATCCAGGTCAACGGTGTACGGGTTGTCGCGGGGACCTTTCTGGCGGACGAGGACGGTGGGGGAGTGAGCGTCGACGGGAACAAGATCGACACTCCCTATCGTTTCAAGGTCATCGGCAAGCCGGAGGACCTCGAACCGGCGCTCAACATCCCCGGAGGTGTGGTGCAGACCCTGGAGAAGGAGCAGGCCACCGTTACCGTGGAGCGGGCGGACAAGATCGTCGTGGACGCCTTGCGAGCGGCGAAGCAGCCTGACTACGCTCGGTCGTCCTCAGAGTGA
- the ftsR gene encoding transcriptional regulator FtsR, whose translation MLQTPSGGAGHGIAAADSGLMSIGTVLNALRDEFPEVTISKIRFLESEGLIEPQRTPSGYRKFSPEDVERLGHVLRMQRDHYLPLKVIREYLDAMERGEAVPLPTVGRQRDGEPVLEPEGPTAVRIGRAELLAAAGIGDEELEEWQSYGLVAPLSDGAYDAETVTVAALVAELGRFGIEPRHLRVMKAAAEREAGLVDQVVAPLKRHRNPQTRALAEARSKELSGLTVKLHAALVRIALGVRQP comes from the coding sequence ATGCTTCAAACACCGAGCGGCGGTGCCGGGCACGGCATCGCCGCCGCGGACAGTGGGCTGATGAGCATCGGCACAGTGCTGAACGCGCTGCGCGACGAGTTCCCCGAAGTCACCATCTCCAAGATCCGTTTCCTGGAGTCGGAGGGGCTCATCGAGCCGCAGCGGACTCCGTCGGGGTACCGCAAGTTCAGCCCGGAGGACGTCGAGCGCCTCGGTCATGTCCTGAGGATGCAGCGGGACCACTATCTGCCGCTCAAGGTGATCAGGGAGTACCTGGACGCCATGGAGCGCGGCGAGGCCGTCCCGCTTCCCACGGTCGGCCGCCAGCGGGACGGCGAGCCGGTTCTGGAGCCCGAGGGGCCCACCGCTGTCCGTATCGGCCGCGCCGAGCTGCTCGCCGCCGCCGGGATCGGCGACGAGGAACTCGAGGAGTGGCAGTCGTACGGGCTGGTGGCTCCGCTGTCCGACGGTGCGTACGACGCAGAGACGGTCACCGTCGCCGCGCTCGTCGCCGAGCTGGGGCGGTTCGGGATCGAGCCGCGGCACCTACGGGTGATGAAGGCCGCCGCCGAGCGCGAGGCCGGCCTGGTCGACCAGGTGGTGGCCCCCCTCAAGCGTCACCGCAATCCCCAGACCAGGGCCCTCGCGGAGGCCCGCAGCAAGGAACTGTCGGGGCTCACGGTGAAGCTGCACGCAGCCCTGGTGCGGATCGCGCTGGGAGTGCGGCAGCCCTGA
- a CDS encoding mannose-1-phosphate guanyltransferase, whose product MKAVVMAGGEGTRLRPMTSSMPKPLLPVANRPIMEHVLRLLKRHGLNETVVTVQFLASLVKNYFGDGEELGMELTYANEEKPLGTAGSVKNAEEALKDDTFLVISGDALTDFDLTELINFHKEKGALVTVCLTRVPNPLEFGITIVDEEGKVERFLEKPTWGQVFSDTVNTGIYVMEPEVFDYVEADVSVDWSGDVFPQLMKEGRLVYGYIAEGYWEDVGTHESYVKAQADVLEGKVDVELDGFEISPGVWVAEGAEVSPDAVLRGPLYIGDYAKVEAGVEIREHTVVGSNVVVKSGAFLHRAVLHDNVYIGQHSNLRGCVVGKNTDIMRAARIEDGAVIGDECLVGEESIIQGNVRVYPFKTIEAGAFVNTSVIWESRGQAHLFGARGVSGILNVEITPELVVRLAGAYATTLKKGSTVTTARDHSRGARALKRAVISALQTSAIDVRDLENVPLPVARQQTARGSAGGIMIRTTPGVPDSVDIMFFDGQGADLSQASQRKLDRVFARQEYRRAFPGEIGDLHFPASVFDSYTGSLLRNVDTTGIAESGLKVVVDASNGSAGLVLPSLLGKLGVDSLTINPGLDESRPTESADTRRSGMVRLGEIVASAGAAFGVRFDPVGERLSLVDEKGRIIEDDRALLVMLDLVAAERRSGRVALPVTTTRIAEQVAAYHGTQVEWTTTSPDDLTRVGRDESTIFGGDGRGGFIVPEFSSVFDGSAAFVRLIGLVARTQLTLSQIDARIPRAHVLKRDLATPWAVKGLVMRRVVEEAGERFVDTTDGVRVVETDGRWVMVLPDPAEAVTHLWAEGPDDASAQALLDEWSAVVDGAGR is encoded by the coding sequence ATGAAGGCCGTCGTGATGGCCGGAGGCGAAGGCACGCGCCTTCGCCCAATGACCTCAAGCATGCCCAAGCCGCTCCTGCCAGTGGCGAATCGGCCGATCATGGAGCATGTGCTGCGGCTGCTCAAAAGGCATGGGCTCAACGAGACAGTCGTTACTGTTCAGTTCCTGGCCTCGCTCGTCAAGAACTACTTCGGTGACGGTGAAGAGCTCGGGATGGAGCTCACCTATGCCAATGAGGAGAAGCCACTCGGTACCGCCGGAAGCGTCAAGAACGCCGAAGAGGCGTTGAAGGACGACACCTTCCTCGTCATCTCCGGTGATGCGCTGACCGACTTCGACCTCACCGAGCTCATCAATTTCCACAAGGAAAAGGGTGCGCTCGTCACTGTCTGTCTGACGAGGGTGCCGAATCCCCTGGAGTTCGGTATCACCATCGTGGACGAGGAAGGCAAGGTCGAACGCTTCCTTGAGAAGCCGACCTGGGGTCAGGTTTTCTCCGACACCGTGAACACCGGCATCTACGTCATGGAGCCCGAGGTCTTCGACTACGTCGAGGCCGATGTTTCCGTCGACTGGTCCGGTGATGTCTTCCCGCAGCTGATGAAGGAAGGGCGGCTGGTCTACGGCTATATCGCCGAGGGGTATTGGGAAGACGTCGGTACGCACGAAAGCTATGTGAAGGCGCAAGCTGACGTCCTTGAGGGCAAGGTCGATGTCGAGCTCGACGGCTTCGAGATCTCGCCCGGCGTGTGGGTCGCGGAGGGCGCCGAAGTGAGTCCCGATGCCGTGCTCCGCGGACCGCTCTACATCGGGGACTACGCCAAGGTCGAGGCCGGCGTGGAAATCCGCGAGCACACCGTTGTCGGCTCGAACGTCGTCGTCAAGAGCGGAGCCTTTCTGCACAGGGCCGTGTTGCACGACAACGTGTACATCGGCCAGCACAGCAATCTGCGTGGCTGCGTGGTCGGGAAGAACACCGACATCATGCGTGCGGCGCGGATCGAGGACGGAGCGGTCATCGGCGACGAGTGTCTCGTCGGTGAGGAATCGATCATTCAGGGGAACGTACGCGTTTACCCGTTCAAGACGATCGAGGCCGGCGCCTTCGTCAACACCTCGGTGATCTGGGAATCGCGGGGGCAGGCACATCTCTTCGGTGCCCGTGGCGTGTCCGGAATCCTGAACGTCGAGATCACGCCCGAGCTGGTGGTGCGATTGGCGGGTGCCTACGCGACGACCTTGAAGAAGGGGTCCACGGTCACCACCGCCCGCGACCACTCCCGCGGTGCCCGCGCGCTGAAGCGGGCGGTCATCTCCGCGTTGCAGACCAGCGCCATCGACGTACGCGACCTGGAGAACGTACCGCTGCCGGTGGCGAGGCAGCAGACCGCGCGGGGGAGTGCCGGGGGGATCATGATCCGGACGACGCCCGGTGTGCCTGACTCCGTCGACATCATGTTCTTCGACGGGCAGGGGGCCGATCTCTCGCAGGCGAGTCAGCGGAAGCTGGACCGGGTGTTCGCGCGGCAGGAGTACCGGCGGGCGTTCCCGGGGGAGATCGGGGATCTGCATTTCCCTGCCAGTGTGTTCGATTCGTACACAGGTTCGTTGCTGCGGAACGTCGATACGACGGGGATCGCCGAGTCCGGTCTCAAGGTTGTCGTGGATGCGTCCAACGGCAGCGCGGGGCTCGTGCTGCCCAGTCTGCTCGGCAAGCTCGGGGTCGATTCGCTGACCATCAATCCCGGTCTCGACGAGTCCAGGCCGACGGAATCCGCGGATACCCGGCGGTCCGGGATGGTACGGCTCGGAGAGATAGTGGCGTCGGCAGGTGCGGCCTTCGGTGTGCGTTTCGATCCGGTGGGCGAGCGACTTTCACTCGTCGACGAGAAGGGGCGGATCATCGAGGATGACCGGGCGTTGCTCGTCATGCTCGATCTGGTGGCCGCGGAACGACGCAGTGGGCGAGTGGCGCTGCCGGTGACCACTACTCGAATTGCCGAGCAGGTCGCCGCGTATCACGGCACCCAGGTGGAATGGACCACTACCTCGCCCGACGATCTGACCCGGGTCGGGCGCGATGAGTCGACCATCTTCGGCGGGGACGGCCGTGGCGGTTTCATCGTCCCCGAGTTCAGCAGTGTGTTCGACGGTTCGGCGGCCTTCGTACGGCTAATCGGGCTGGTCGCGCGGACCCAGCTCACACTCAGTCAGATCGACGCGAGGATTCCGCGGGCGCATGTTCTGAAGCGGGATCTGGCGACTCCCTGGGCCGTCAAGGGACTTGTCATGCGGCGGGTGGTGGAGGAGGCCGGAGAGCGGTTCGTCGATACGACCGACGGGGTGCGTGTGGTCGAGACCGACGGGCGCTGGGTGATGGTTCTGCCCGACCCGGCTGAGGCTGTCACGCATCTGTGGGCCGAGGGCCCGGACGATGCTTCCGCTCAGGCGCTGCTCGACGAGTGGTCGGCCGTTGTGGACGGCGCCGGTCGCTGA
- a CDS encoding bifunctional nuclease family protein has product MNELDVVGVRVEMPSNQPIVLLREVGGDRYLPIWIGPGEATAIAFAQQGMAPARPLTHDLFKDVLEAVGQELTEVRITDLREGVFYAELVFASGVEVSARPSDAIALALRTGTPIYGSDGVLDDAGIAIPDEQEDEVEKFREFLDQISPEDFGTNSQ; this is encoded by the coding sequence GTGAACGAGCTCGATGTCGTAGGTGTCCGGGTCGAAATGCCCTCCAACCAACCGATCGTGCTCCTGCGTGAAGTGGGAGGCGACCGCTACCTTCCCATCTGGATCGGGCCGGGTGAGGCGACGGCGATCGCCTTCGCCCAGCAGGGCATGGCCCCCGCACGACCGCTGACCCACGACCTGTTCAAGGACGTGCTGGAGGCCGTCGGCCAGGAGCTCACCGAAGTGCGCATCACGGACCTGCGCGAGGGTGTCTTCTATGCGGAGCTGGTGTTCGCCAGTGGCGTCGAGGTGAGCGCCCGCCCGTCCGACGCCATAGCGCTGGCGCTGCGTACCGGTACGCCGATCTACGGCAGCGACGGAGTGCTCGACGACGCCGGGATCGCGATCCCGGACGAACAGGAGGACGAGGTGGAGAAGTTCCGCGAGTTCCTCGACCAGATCTCTCCCGAGGACTTCGGGACCAACAGCCAGTGA
- a CDS encoding small basic family protein, whose translation MIAVLGLVVGVVAGLLVRPEVPAVVEPYLPIAVVAALDAVFGGLRAMLDGIFVDKVFVVSFLSNVVVAALIVFLGDKLGVGAQLSTGVVVVLGIRIFSNAAAIRRHVFRA comes from the coding sequence GTGATCGCGGTACTGGGCCTCGTCGTGGGCGTCGTGGCGGGATTGTTGGTCCGGCCCGAGGTGCCGGCGGTCGTCGAGCCTTACCTTCCCATCGCCGTCGTCGCGGCCCTGGACGCCGTGTTCGGCGGTCTGCGGGCCATGCTCGACGGGATCTTCGTCGACAAGGTCTTCGTGGTGTCGTTCCTGTCGAACGTCGTCGTGGCCGCGCTGATCGTCTTCCTGGGCGACAAGCTGGGCGTGGGCGCCCAGTTGTCCACCGGTGTCGTCGTGGTTCTCGGTATCCGTATCTTCTCCAATGCCGCGGCGATCCGCCGGCACGTGTTCCGGGCCTGA